The proteins below come from a single Rhodococcus sp. WMMA185 genomic window:
- a CDS encoding phosphatase PAP2 family protein, whose amino-acid sequence MSSASREVKILQTVQSRIASKPGVVSTARGMSHFGEHALGWVAVAGVGAALDKPRRREWVAAGVGAVGAHAASIVIKRVVRRPRPDDPSIQVNVSTPSKLSFPSSHATSTTAAAVLLGRLTGLPLPAMLVPPMLLSRLVLGVHYPTDVLAGSALGAASAVAVRKAEQKFGEK is encoded by the coding sequence GTGTCTTCGGCATCGCGTGAGGTCAAGATCCTGCAGACCGTCCAGTCGAGAATCGCGAGCAAGCCGGGTGTGGTATCCACCGCTCGCGGGATGTCGCACTTCGGTGAACACGCGCTCGGCTGGGTGGCAGTCGCAGGTGTCGGCGCCGCTCTCGACAAGCCGCGACGACGCGAGTGGGTCGCGGCCGGGGTCGGTGCTGTGGGCGCGCACGCGGCCTCGATCGTGATCAAGCGCGTCGTGCGCAGGCCCCGGCCTGATGACCCGTCGATCCAGGTCAACGTGTCGACGCCGAGCAAACTGAGCTTCCCCTCCTCGCACGCCACGTCGACAACGGCGGCTGCTGTGCTGCTCGGGCGCCTCACCGGGCTACCCTTGCCTGCGATGTTGGTACCGCCGATGCTGCTCTCTCGTCTCGTGCTGGGAGTGCACTACCCAACCGATGTGCTCGCCGGATCCGCTCTGGGGGCCGCCTCTGCGGTCGCGGTGCGCAAGGCCGAGCAGAAGTTTGGAGAGAAATGA
- a CDS encoding alpha/beta hydrolase produces MRFARPRLFHRLKQRAMAVGALALVLPLGAGIVGGTGALAAPIHAGPARTAPAGGYDELWVPSSMGNIKVQVQWAARGGNAALYLLDGLRAQNDRNAWSFETNALDQFRDDNLTLVMPVGGESSFYTDWYAPSNFNGQKFTYKWETFLTKDLPEFLADYGVSPTNNAVLGLSMGGSAALTLAAYHREQFKFAGSLSGYLNISAPGMREAIRLAMLDAGGFNVDAMWGPPWNSAWLRNDPFVFAPRLRGLSMYISAASGLPGPLDNPTSVVGVFNTANAMGLEALALANTRAFQARLVSLGIPATYDFPAAGTHTWPYWGEELFKARGQILDTMNAW; encoded by the coding sequence ATGCGTTTTGCCCGACCGAGGTTGTTTCATCGCCTCAAGCAGCGTGCGATGGCGGTAGGTGCCCTCGCATTGGTACTGCCACTGGGCGCAGGAATCGTCGGCGGGACTGGCGCGCTAGCAGCACCGATCCACGCGGGGCCCGCCCGGACCGCGCCCGCGGGCGGCTACGACGAGCTGTGGGTTCCGTCATCGATGGGCAACATCAAGGTCCAAGTCCAGTGGGCGGCCCGCGGCGGTAACGCGGCCCTCTATCTACTCGACGGGCTGCGCGCCCAGAATGATCGAAATGCGTGGAGTTTCGAGACGAACGCCCTGGATCAGTTCCGTGACGACAACCTAACCCTGGTGATGCCTGTCGGTGGTGAGTCCAGCTTCTATACCGACTGGTATGCACCGTCGAACTTCAACGGGCAGAAGTTCACCTACAAGTGGGAGACCTTCCTGACGAAGGATCTGCCGGAATTTCTCGCCGATTACGGCGTGTCACCGACCAACAACGCCGTCCTCGGCCTGTCGATGGGCGGAAGCGCGGCTCTGACGCTCGCCGCCTACCACCGCGAACAATTCAAATTCGCCGGTTCGCTGTCCGGCTATTTGAACATCTCCGCGCCGGGGATGCGTGAGGCGATCCGGTTGGCAATGCTCGATGCCGGTGGGTTCAATGTCGACGCGATGTGGGGACCTCCCTGGAACTCGGCGTGGCTGCGGAACGATCCCTTCGTGTTCGCTCCGCGCCTGAGGGGTCTGTCAATGTATATTTCGGCTGCCAGCGGCCTACCCGGCCCGCTAGACAACCCGACTTCCGTAGTCGGCGTATTCAATACTGCCAACGCCATGGGCCTCGAGGCTCTCGCTCTGGCCAATACACGTGCATTCCAGGCGCGTCTGGTTTCGCTCGGTATCCCGGCAACCTACGACTTCCCGGCGGCCGGCACGCATACGTGGCCGTACTGGGGTGAGGAGCTCTTCAAGGCCCGTGGTCAGATCCTCGACACTATGAACGCCTGGTGA
- a CDS encoding alpha/beta hydrolase gives MRERGSRRMSGWVRRTAAALVLAVAVPLGVTMVGGATASAAIDPAAEDFWVDSSMGPIKSRIWRAADGNTQRVVYLLDGLRAQDDFSGWELNTDAGAFLSSWNINVVQPVGGQSSFYADWERASNLNGQENKYMWETFLTQDLPNALRDRLGFQATRNGVIGLSMGGSAALTLAAYHPEQFNYAGSLSGYLNISAPGMREAIRLAMLDAGRYNVDAMWGPPWSNGWLRNDPFVFADKLRDNGTRVWVSAANGIPAKGGPAPTGFMDVFNASTGAGLEVLSRANTRAFQVKMSAIGAKNVTYSFPSRGIHAWRYWEQQIYDLAPDLSNTIG, from the coding sequence ATGCGAGAACGGGGTTCAAGAAGGATGAGCGGATGGGTGAGGCGTACAGCCGCCGCGCTTGTTCTGGCGGTCGCGGTGCCACTGGGTGTGACGATGGTCGGCGGCGCAACAGCCTCGGCGGCCATCGACCCCGCAGCCGAAGACTTCTGGGTGGACTCGAGCATGGGCCCGATCAAGAGCCGCATCTGGCGTGCCGCTGACGGCAACACCCAGCGCGTGGTCTACCTGCTCGACGGACTGCGTGCGCAGGACGACTTCAGCGGCTGGGAGCTCAACACCGACGCGGGCGCGTTCCTGTCGTCTTGGAACATCAACGTCGTGCAGCCCGTTGGTGGTCAATCGAGTTTCTATGCCGACTGGGAGCGGGCTTCGAACCTGAACGGCCAAGAGAACAAGTACATGTGGGAGACATTCCTCACCCAGGACCTCCCCAATGCGTTGCGCGACCGCCTCGGGTTCCAGGCCACCCGCAACGGCGTCATCGGCCTGTCGATGGGTGGTAGTGCCGCCCTGACCCTCGCTGCGTACCACCCCGAGCAGTTCAACTACGCGGGCTCGCTGTCCGGTTACCTGAACATCTCGGCCCCCGGCATGCGCGAGGCGATCCGCCTGGCGATGCTCGACGCCGGTCGGTACAACGTGGACGCGATGTGGGGCCCGCCTTGGAGCAATGGGTGGCTCCGTAACGATCCGTTCGTCTTCGCCGACAAGCTTCGTGACAACGGCACTCGCGTGTGGGTGTCGGCCGCGAATGGCATTCCTGCGAAGGGCGGACCGGCGCCGACTGGCTTCATGGACGTGTTCAACGCGAGCACCGGTGCTGGCCTCGAGGTCCTGTCGCGCGCGAACACACGTGCGTTCCAGGTCAAGATGTCTGCCATCGGGGCAAAGAACGTCACCTACAGTTTTCCGTCCCGCGGAATCCATGCGTGGCGCTACTGGGAGCAGCAGATCTATGATCTTGCCCCGGACCTGAGTAACACGATCGGGTAG
- a CDS encoding alpha/beta hydrolase-fold protein: protein MRVGLFSAERQRAAVKRRRTGVLTSLAAALVVPVAVGLTQTATVSAAPVAAHASPAAAQAPMPSAGATVDHVDWLSERRVALWVNSPAMGVPIQVQLLLARDWYLNPDEKFPAVYMLDGLRAQDNENGWTLETDAEQFFADKNVNVVLPVGGESSFYSDWLAQDNGQNYQWETFLTKELPPILESDWRTTQTRGVVGLSMGGTSAMFLAARNPGFFNFAGSLSGILTTTALGMPQAVAYAMSDAGGFDADKMWGRPSNPAWEEHDPYLLADKLKGVSLYISSGSGTTGPYDQASGIPGVSTNYAGMGLEILSRLTSQTFATKLNKLGIPAQVNYRPSGTHSWPYWQFELHQLWPQLANAVNVEANKPACGTSGAIADAAGANSWVGACLTPEYGVPGGTVQDFTNGRIFAKSDIGANPVAGAIGGAYQVSGGPGGPLGFPTTPDLGAPDGRGRFNHFEKGSIYWTPQTGAHPVRGAIRDEWANQGWEGGPLGYPVADEIATPGKEGAVQGFEIGGMYWSPANGAHSVQGLIMDKYAELGYEGGWLGFPKTNEVAVGAGGRFNEFEGGNIYWSPLSGAWAVENGPIFDAWASVGYEAGRLGFPISDKFAIPGGVQQNFQFGNITLIDGNAEVH from the coding sequence ATGCGAGTAGGCCTGTTCAGTGCGGAACGTCAGCGGGCGGCGGTCAAACGTCGTCGAACAGGAGTGCTCACTTCGCTCGCAGCCGCGCTCGTCGTACCGGTGGCGGTTGGGTTGACCCAGACCGCCACCGTTTCGGCGGCGCCGGTTGCCGCCCATGCATCGCCGGCCGCCGCGCAGGCTCCGATGCCGAGCGCCGGTGCCACGGTCGATCACGTCGACTGGCTGTCCGAACGCCGCGTTGCGCTCTGGGTCAACTCGCCGGCGATGGGGGTGCCGATCCAGGTCCAGCTCCTGCTGGCACGCGACTGGTACCTGAACCCGGACGAGAAATTCCCGGCTGTGTACATGCTCGACGGTCTGCGTGCACAGGACAATGAGAACGGCTGGACGCTCGAGACCGACGCCGAGCAGTTCTTCGCGGACAAGAACGTCAACGTCGTCCTCCCGGTGGGTGGCGAATCGAGTTTCTACTCAGACTGGCTGGCCCAGGACAACGGTCAGAACTACCAGTGGGAGACGTTCCTCACGAAGGAACTCCCACCCATCCTCGAGAGCGACTGGCGCACGACGCAGACACGTGGCGTCGTCGGACTGTCCATGGGCGGAACATCGGCGATGTTCCTCGCGGCCCGCAACCCGGGATTTTTCAACTTCGCGGGCTCGCTGTCGGGCATACTCACCACCACCGCACTCGGCATGCCGCAGGCGGTGGCCTACGCGATGAGTGACGCGGGTGGTTTCGATGCCGACAAGATGTGGGGTCGGCCGTCGAACCCGGCATGGGAAGAACACGATCCCTACCTGCTCGCCGACAAGCTCAAGGGCGTCAGCCTCTACATCTCCAGCGGTAGCGGAACCACAGGCCCCTACGACCAGGCTTCGGGTATCCCCGGTGTCAGCACCAACTACGCGGGCATGGGGCTCGAGATTCTGTCGCGCCTGACTTCGCAGACGTTCGCGACCAAGCTCAACAAGCTGGGCATCCCGGCACAGGTCAACTACCGTCCGTCCGGCACACACTCGTGGCCATACTGGCAGTTCGAGCTTCATCAGTTGTGGCCTCAGCTCGCCAATGCCGTCAACGTCGAGGCCAACAAGCCGGCGTGCGGAACCTCGGGCGCCATCGCCGACGCGGCGGGCGCCAACTCGTGGGTCGGTGCCTGCTTGACTCCGGAATACGGCGTTCCGGGCGGTACGGTTCAGGACTTCACGAACGGCCGGATCTTCGCCAAGTCCGACATCGGTGCGAATCCGGTGGCTGGTGCCATCGGCGGTGCATACCAAGTGAGCGGTGGTCCTGGAGGGCCGCTCGGATTCCCGACGACTCCCGATCTGGGAGCTCCGGACGGCCGCGGTCGCTTCAACCACTTCGAGAAAGGCTCCATCTACTGGACCCCTCAGACCGGTGCGCATCCGGTCCGCGGCGCAATCCGTGACGAGTGGGCCAACCAGGGTTGGGAAGGCGGACCGCTCGGATACCCCGTGGCCGACGAAATCGCCACACCCGGCAAGGAAGGTGCGGTGCAGGGGTTCGAGATCGGTGGCATGTACTGGAGTCCGGCCAATGGCGCGCATTCGGTGCAGGGGCTGATCATGGACAAGTACGCCGAACTCGGCTACGAGGGCGGCTGGCTCGGATTCCCGAAGACGAATGAAGTCGCTGTCGGCGCCGGGGGTCGGTTCAACGAGTTCGAGGGCGGCAACATCTACTGGAGTCCGTTGTCGGGCGCCTGGGCCGTCGAGAACGGGCCGATCTTCGACGCATGGGCGAGCGTTGGCTACGAGGCCGGACGTCTCGGATTCCCGATCAGCGACAAGTTCGCGATCCCAGGTGGTGTCCAGCAGAACTTCCAGTTCGGCAACATCACCCTGATCGACGGCAACGCCGAGGTTCACTGA
- the fadD32 gene encoding long-chain-fatty-acid--AMP ligase FadD32, which yields MKALFDDFIDEMGRIRLDAENTLVDYVQRHTRENADDLAYRYIDYSRERDGEVHELTWDQFGHRIRAVATRLEQVTKRGDRVAVLAPQGLDYVVSFFAAIHAGTIAVPLFDPNEPGHTDRLHAVLGDCKPSAILTATSSAAGVREFFRSLPAAERPRVIAVDAIPDSVGENWVRPEIALDDIAYLQYTSGSTRVPAGVEITHRAVGINVLQMVDSLELTEQSRGVTWLPLFHDMGLLTVIIPALGGQYITIMSPRAFVQRPYRWIKELAAVSDGAGTFAAAPNFAFEHAAARGLPKNGEVLDLSNVIGLINGSEPVTTSSMRKFNEAFAPYGLAKTAIKPSYGMAEATLFVSSTRHSDEARVIYVDRNALNSGRVVKVDQDAENAIPQVSCGYVARSQWAAIVDPETGTEQPDGHVGEIWLHGENIGAGYWGRTNETAETFYNKLATPLTDGSHTEGAPSDANWMRTGDFGVYVDGELFITGRVKDLVIVDGRNHYPQDLEVSAQEASSALRPGFVAAFSVPANELPSVVFANSHSGLNFDPEDSSEQLVVVAERAPGAGKADPQPIADTVRAALSTRHGVTARDVLLVPAGSIPRTSSGKIARRACKASYIEGTLRGGHKQNAFPDSV from the coding sequence ATGAAAGCGCTGTTCGACGACTTTATCGACGAGATGGGCCGAATCAGGCTCGACGCCGAGAATACGCTGGTCGATTACGTCCAGAGGCATACCCGCGAGAACGCGGACGACCTGGCTTACCGCTACATCGACTACTCGCGTGAGCGCGACGGCGAAGTCCATGAGCTGACCTGGGACCAGTTCGGACACCGCATACGTGCCGTCGCGACTCGTCTCGAGCAGGTGACGAAGCGCGGAGACCGCGTGGCGGTCTTGGCGCCGCAGGGTCTCGACTACGTCGTCTCCTTCTTTGCGGCCATCCATGCCGGCACCATCGCCGTGCCGCTATTCGATCCCAATGAGCCCGGACACACCGATCGGCTTCACGCCGTCCTCGGGGACTGCAAGCCTTCTGCAATTCTGACGGCCACCTCCTCCGCCGCCGGAGTTCGTGAGTTCTTCCGGTCCCTTCCCGCTGCCGAGCGGCCCCGTGTCATTGCCGTCGACGCGATCCCGGACAGCGTCGGAGAGAACTGGGTGCGCCCGGAGATCGCTCTCGACGACATTGCGTACCTGCAGTACACGTCGGGCTCGACCCGCGTACCCGCCGGTGTGGAGATCACACACCGCGCGGTGGGTATCAACGTATTGCAGATGGTCGATTCCCTCGAACTCACCGAACAGTCGCGAGGCGTCACGTGGTTGCCGCTGTTCCACGACATGGGATTGTTGACGGTCATCATTCCCGCTCTGGGCGGCCAGTACATCACCATCATGAGTCCGCGAGCGTTCGTGCAGCGTCCGTACCGGTGGATCAAGGAACTTGCTGCCGTGTCCGACGGTGCGGGTACCTTCGCCGCGGCGCCGAACTTTGCGTTCGAGCACGCTGCGGCACGGGGTTTGCCCAAGAACGGCGAAGTTCTCGACCTGAGCAACGTGATCGGCCTCATCAATGGCAGTGAACCTGTCACCACGTCGTCGATGCGAAAGTTCAACGAGGCGTTCGCGCCTTACGGCCTGGCGAAAACGGCCATCAAGCCCTCCTACGGCATGGCGGAGGCAACGCTGTTCGTGTCGTCCACGCGGCATTCGGACGAGGCACGCGTCATATATGTCGATCGCAACGCACTCAACTCCGGCCGTGTCGTCAAGGTCGACCAGGACGCCGAGAACGCCATCCCGCAGGTTTCCTGTGGCTACGTTGCGCGCAGTCAGTGGGCCGCCATCGTCGACCCGGAGACGGGCACTGAGCAACCCGACGGCCACGTAGGAGAGATCTGGCTGCACGGCGAGAACATCGGAGCCGGCTACTGGGGTCGCACGAACGAGACCGCCGAGACGTTTTATAACAAGCTCGCGACCCCTCTCACCGATGGTAGCCACACCGAGGGAGCGCCCTCGGACGCCAATTGGATGCGTACCGGTGACTTCGGTGTCTACGTGGACGGCGAGTTGTTCATCACCGGACGCGTCAAGGACCTCGTAATCGTCGACGGCCGCAACCACTACCCGCAGGACCTCGAGGTATCGGCGCAGGAGGCCAGTTCTGCTCTGCGTCCCGGCTTCGTCGCAGCATTCTCGGTTCCCGCCAACGAGTTGCCTTCCGTTGTGTTCGCGAATTCTCATTCCGGCCTGAACTTCGACCCGGAGGATTCGTCAGAGCAACTCGTGGTCGTGGCCGAGCGCGCTCCTGGAGCGGGCAAGGCCGACCCGCAGCCCATCGCAGATACGGTGCGCGCGGCGCTGTCGACCAGACACGGTGTGACCGCGCGGGACGTCCTGTTGGTGCCCGCGGGTTCGATCCCTCGAACATCGAGCGGAAAGATCGCGCGCCGGGCATGCAAGGCGAGCTACATCGAGGGCACCTTGCGCGGAGGGCACAAGCAAAATGCCTTCCCCGATAGCGTTTGA
- a CDS encoding LLM class F420-dependent oxidoreductase yields MSSDSRSLRKFRFAAGGEGNAEEGGARRFVKLAQKAEELGFDSFMIPDHLGNQVGPIAALGALAVATDKIRLGTAVLANGFRHPAILAKDAATIDVLSGGRLELGIGAGWMKEEFDKGGIDYERPAVRIAKLEETLQILDTLLRGQECNFDGEYYQIKGLKGSPRPRQGPRPPIAVGGGGPKMLALAANYADIISVATPTSKEGKLLLSGVTLEKTIERVDRIREAAGDRFDDIELNWTITTIVITDDREQTAEMALAALDQGFPPNIEVDTKLSVEDILSSPYLAIGSFDEIADQIRMVRQATTMSYVGVFPTQMDAFAPIISQLKGE; encoded by the coding sequence ATGAGTTCCGACTCCAGGTCGTTGCGCAAGTTTCGATTTGCGGCCGGCGGAGAAGGCAACGCCGAAGAGGGTGGCGCCCGTAGGTTCGTCAAGCTCGCGCAAAAGGCCGAGGAACTCGGATTCGACAGCTTCATGATCCCCGACCACCTGGGCAATCAGGTAGGTCCGATCGCGGCGTTGGGCGCGCTCGCGGTCGCCACAGACAAGATTCGTCTGGGGACAGCCGTGCTCGCTAACGGCTTCCGGCATCCGGCAATCCTTGCGAAGGACGCGGCCACAATCGACGTCCTCTCCGGTGGCCGCCTAGAACTCGGCATCGGGGCCGGGTGGATGAAGGAAGAGTTCGACAAAGGCGGTATCGACTACGAGCGGCCTGCCGTGCGAATAGCGAAGCTCGAAGAGACTCTCCAGATCCTCGACACGCTGCTGCGCGGTCAAGAATGCAACTTTGATGGCGAGTACTACCAAATCAAAGGGCTCAAAGGCAGCCCGAGGCCACGACAAGGCCCGCGGCCTCCCATCGCGGTTGGCGGCGGTGGGCCCAAGATGCTGGCACTAGCGGCGAACTACGCAGACATCATTTCTGTGGCGACCCCCACAAGTAAGGAAGGCAAGCTCCTGCTGTCTGGGGTCACGCTCGAGAAGACCATCGAACGCGTCGATCGCATCCGTGAAGCCGCCGGTGACCGTTTCGACGACATCGAACTCAATTGGACGATCACGACCATTGTCATCACCGACGACCGCGAGCAGACCGCCGAGATGGCGCTGGCGGCGCTCGATCAGGGTTTTCCGCCGAACATCGAGGTCGATACAAAACTGTCCGTCGAGGACATCCTGAGTTCGCCGTATCTCGCGATCGGAAGTTTCGATGAGATCGCGGACCAGATCCGCATGGTGCGGCAAGCAACCACAATGTCCTATGTCGGTGTATTTCCCACCCAGATGGATGCGTTTGCACCTATCATCTCGCAGCTGAAAGGCGAGTAG
- a CDS encoding DUF732 domain-containing protein: MAQHSRIGTIAGRKVAIGAMALAAAGLLAACGSDDVTATSTPSASTTTSAAESADEGAAADAPDAPDAGESTPAPVTSPGEAATAPPSEPEALPEDFPGPDQVPVSGDGQRFLDALRDAGIEPSGDGSTAISTADFICQAEAEGQSGSVTMVFVTAMVGTEASAAGRQLTDEQAAADAQTYVDVANATYCK, translated from the coding sequence ATGGCGCAGCACTCACGTATCGGCACTATCGCCGGGCGGAAGGTCGCGATCGGCGCGATGGCACTTGCAGCGGCTGGACTGCTCGCAGCGTGCGGGAGTGACGACGTCACCGCTACCTCCACCCCGTCGGCGAGCACGACTACGTCTGCTGCCGAGTCCGCCGACGAAGGTGCGGCCGCAGATGCCCCCGATGCCCCCGATGCCGGCGAGTCCACTCCTGCACCGGTGACGAGCCCAGGTGAAGCAGCCACGGCTCCGCCCAGCGAGCCCGAGGCGCTTCCGGAGGATTTCCCCGGGCCCGACCAGGTCCCGGTCAGCGGAGACGGGCAGCGGTTCCTCGATGCTCTCAGGGACGCGGGCATCGAGCCGTCGGGTGACGGCAGCACGGCGATCAGCACGGCCGACTTCATCTGCCAGGCCGAGGCGGAAGGTCAGAGCGGTTCGGTCACGATGGTGTTCGTCACTGCGATGGTCGGTACCGAGGCGTCGGCCGCGGGTAGGCAACTGACCGACGAGCAGGCTGCGGCGGACGCCCAGACCTATGTGGATGTCGCGAACGCGACCTACTGCAAGTAG
- a CDS encoding cutinase family protein has product MISTRRGTRKKSSRLRKLVVLIVILAVILAAMIALWYLLAGRVPKPIPVPPGPERPNAQSASCPDVQVVVIPGTWESSETDDPYNPSSNPASLMLNISRPLQEQFESSRADVYTVPYVAQFSNPVAIPPDGQASYNKSRAAGTAATNDILLRRHQECPLTSFVLTGFSQGAVIAGDVASSIGNGDGPVPADLVLGVGLIADGRRDPGTAIYIGTPVTGVGAELSLDGLKIPGITMTGPRPGGFGDLADRTVDICAPSDGICDAPPKALKPSNWLSSGLRLLEYNNNPVHAMYNSYVVDDSGTTATQWIEDWAAQKIEAAPFPAHY; this is encoded by the coding sequence ATGATTTCGACCAGGCGAGGAACCCGGAAGAAGAGCAGCCGCCTGCGCAAATTGGTGGTGCTCATCGTGATCCTTGCGGTGATTCTCGCTGCGATGATCGCACTTTGGTATCTCCTCGCCGGTCGGGTACCCAAGCCGATCCCGGTCCCGCCTGGTCCGGAACGCCCGAACGCTCAGTCGGCTAGCTGTCCCGACGTTCAGGTCGTGGTCATTCCTGGAACGTGGGAGTCCAGCGAGACGGACGATCCGTACAACCCTTCGTCCAACCCGGCGTCGTTGATGCTGAACATATCTCGTCCGCTGCAGGAGCAGTTCGAATCTTCCCGCGCCGACGTTTACACGGTTCCGTACGTCGCGCAGTTCTCCAATCCGGTGGCCATCCCGCCGGATGGGCAGGCGTCGTACAACAAGAGTCGCGCGGCTGGCACTGCCGCTACCAATGACATCCTGCTCCGGCGCCACCAGGAGTGCCCTCTGACAAGTTTCGTGCTTACCGGCTTCTCACAGGGTGCCGTGATCGCAGGTGACGTGGCGTCGAGCATCGGCAATGGTGACGGCCCCGTCCCCGCTGACCTCGTACTGGGCGTCGGGCTGATCGCCGATGGCCGCCGCGACCCGGGCACAGCCATCTACATCGGAACACCGGTCACCGGAGTCGGTGCCGAACTCTCGTTGGACGGTCTGAAGATCCCCGGAATCACGATGACCGGTCCGCGTCCCGGAGGATTCGGTGATCTCGCCGACCGCACCGTGGACATCTGCGCTCCGTCGGACGGCATCTGTGACGCCCCACCCAAGGCGTTGAAGCCGAGTAATTGGCTCAGCAGTGGTCTGCGACTGCTCGAGTACAACAACAACCCGGTCCACGCGATGTACAACTCATACGTAGTGGACGACTCGGGTACGACAGCCACGCAATGGATTGAGGATTGGGCTGCCCAGAAGATCGAGGCTGCTCCCTTCCCCGCTCACTATTGA
- a CDS encoding decaprenyl-phosphate phosphoribosyltransferase, whose product MSEEPAVATGPPSSLAAGIVKAVRPRQWVKNVLVLAAPVAAGTATESGVLIPVALAFVVFCMAASGIYLVNDALDVEADRAHPTKRFRPIAAGVLPINLAYGLAVVLLAGSIALSFAANWQLAVVMAVYIGIQLAYCFGLKHQAVLDICIVSSGFLLRAIAGGVAAEIDLSQWFLLVMAFGSLFMAAGKRYAELQLAEHTGAKIRKSLENYTTTYLRFVWTLSATAVVLCYGLWAFEQDDVKGTNWYAISMVPFTIAILRYAVDVDGGEAGEPEEIALGDRVLQLLAVAWIGVVGVAVYLV is encoded by the coding sequence ATGAGCGAGGAACCGGCCGTCGCCACCGGGCCCCCGTCATCCCTGGCGGCAGGTATCGTCAAGGCCGTTCGCCCACGTCAATGGGTCAAGAACGTCCTGGTCCTCGCAGCTCCCGTCGCGGCCGGAACTGCGACGGAATCCGGTGTTCTGATCCCGGTAGCGCTCGCATTCGTGGTCTTCTGCATGGCGGCATCGGGCATCTACCTCGTCAACGATGCTTTGGACGTCGAGGCGGACCGTGCGCACCCCACCAAGCGCTTCCGCCCCATCGCGGCCGGCGTGCTGCCCATCAATCTCGCGTACGGGTTGGCGGTCGTGCTGCTCGCCGGCTCGATTGCTCTGTCGTTCGCCGCCAACTGGCAGCTCGCGGTCGTGATGGCGGTCTACATCGGCATCCAGCTGGCGTACTGCTTCGGTCTCAAACATCAGGCCGTGCTCGACATCTGCATCGTCTCGTCCGGGTTCCTTCTGCGCGCAATCGCCGGCGGTGTGGCCGCCGAAATCGATCTGTCGCAGTGGTTCCTGTTGGTCATGGCGTTCGGCTCGTTGTTCATGGCGGCAGGCAAGCGGTACGCAGAGTTGCAGCTCGCCGAGCACACGGGCGCGAAGATCCGTAAGTCGCTGGAGAACTACACCACGACCTACCTGCGTTTCGTATGGACTCTCAGCGCCACCGCCGTTGTGCTCTGCTACGGGCTCTGGGCGTTCGAGCAGGACGACGTGAAGGGCACCAACTGGTACGCCATCTCCATGGTGCCTTTCACCATCGCGATCCTGCGCTACGCCGTCGACGTCGATGGCGGCGAGGCGGGAGAACCCGAAGAGATCGCGCTCGGTGACCGGGTGCTCCAGCTTCTCGCGGTCGCCTGGATCGGAGTGGTGGGTGTCGCTGTCTACCTCGTCTGA